One genomic segment of Methanothermobacter wolfeii includes these proteins:
- a CDS encoding roadblock/LC7 domain-containing protein: protein MTKTKKEKLDDVLSAFMQVGQIRASGIVSKEGLLINARTPPDVDARIFSALCSTIMGAAEAASGQMNTGAVNEISVRTEKGIIILKPAGEKAIFTALAEPDAQLGLLLFEMESRAAQVEEILKEM from the coding sequence ATGACAAAGACAAAGAAGGAAAAACTTGATGATGTGCTTTCTGCTTTTATGCAGGTGGGCCAGATAAGGGCTTCGGGTATCGTTTCCAAGGAAGGACTGCTTATAAATGCAAGGACACCCCCTGACGTTGATGCAAGGATATTCTCAGCCCTCTGTTCCACGATTATGGGGGCCGCAGAGGCCGCCTCAGGTCAGATGAATACCGGAGCTGTTAATGAGATAAGCGTAAGGACTGAAAAGGGCATAATCATACTCAAACCAGCAGGGGAAAAGGCCATATTCACGGCCCTTGCAGAACCTGACGCCCAGCTGGGGCTCCTTCTCTTTGAGATGGAATCACGGGCGGCCCAGGTGGAGGAGATACTCAAGGAGATGTGA
- a CDS encoding methyl-coenzyme M reductase family protein, translating into MYMVVVFRGGPHRFHEFEEFVDDAGGLVIRKDVFSVNRGSYFLRNELRVLCVVPEAEEEKLKRTARRIKGEVERVSPGPETSEILMACLEVYDTLASTESWIEGEDLPFEGKVLERMLKPSSLNPENRVAQPSTG; encoded by the coding sequence ATGTACATGGTGGTGGTTTTCAGGGGAGGACCCCACCGGTTCCATGAATTTGAGGAGTTTGTGGATGACGCCGGCGGCCTTGTGATCCGTAAGGACGTATTCAGTGTGAATCGTGGTTCCTATTTCCTCAGGAACGAACTGAGGGTCCTCTGTGTCGTCCCGGAGGCCGAAGAGGAGAAACTAAAGAGGACGGCCAGAAGAATAAAGGGTGAGGTTGAGAGGGTCAGCCCGGGACCTGAAACCTCAGAGATCCTCATGGCGTGCCTGGAGGTATACGACACCCTTGCAAGTACAGAATCATGGATAGAGGGGGAGGACCTCCCCTTTGAAGGAAAGGTCCTTGAAAGGATGTTGAAACCGAGCTCCTTGAATCCCGAAAACAGGGTGGCTCAACCCAGTACCGGCTGA
- a CDS encoding HepT-like ribonuclease domain-containing protein, whose amino-acid sequence MLPEDFVPKFAPAAGFRDILVHMYTDIDVERVYGYLQKNLDDIKLFGRLVAL is encoded by the coding sequence GTGCTTCCAGAGGATTTCGTCCCTAAATTCGCGCCTGCAGCAGGCTTCAGGGACATACTTGTCCATATGTACACTGATATAGACGTTGAAAGAGTATATGGATATTTACAGAAAAATCTGGACGATATAAAGCTGTTTGGGAGGTTGGTCGCCCTTTAA
- a CDS encoding nucleotidyltransferase domain-containing protein — MYFAYLFGSAARKRTGPLSDVDIAVFIDESWINMKVSGFRWSFLMASYPSSGQTGSTLP, encoded by the coding sequence GTGTATTTCGCCTATCTCTTCGGGTCGGCAGCCAGAAAACGTACGGGTCCCCTCAGTGACGTTGACATTGCGGTTTTCATTGATGAATCCTGGATAAACATGAAAGTTTCCGGATTCAGATGGAGCTTTTTGATGGCCTCGTATCCCTCCTCAGGACAGACAGGGTCGACCTTACCATAA
- a CDS encoding TIGR00304 family membrane protein — translation MRGEIIITAGIILIMVGVLLTFIGTALTAASQPKEKGEVKAAGVVMIGPVPIIFGSDRNMAVTGAVLAIILMIVAYILFYR, via the coding sequence ATGAGGGGAGAGATAATCATAACTGCAGGTATCATCCTGATAATGGTCGGTGTGCTTCTAACATTCATTGGCACAGCCCTCACTGCAGCTTCACAGCCAAAGGAGAAGGGTGAGGTGAAGGCTGCAGGTGTTGTGATGATAGGACCTGTGCCCATAATCTTTGGCAGCGACAGGAACATGGCAGTGACCGGCGCTGTCCTTGCCATCATACTGATGATTGTGGCATACATTCTGTTCTACAGGTAG
- a CDS encoding DUF166 domain-containing protein, which yields MRIIMVSGGEYGKRVVNTVAEHGFASSMVAVFEYPDETPEFLDDPSSLVPESVSDADLTVAAGLKGDLNLVAAEIAAKSGAESLIIESHTPTQLPDGLKNEIKSMFRGRIAFPVPFCSLEPSGDRYIDEFAERLGRPLLEIRSGARIGSVRVKRSAPCGSTFYIADELSGSAPEDAEILAGEKLHNYPCLASMDTDPGFGDTHLHIAGYLTREAVKRATGIPGAHAVVDPEVCQGYECGFLCRDVCPLVRLSHDTVTMGEHAVIDPFSCGACGRCVKECPYGAIELIDGQDYRS from the coding sequence ATGAGGATAATAATGGTGAGCGGAGGAGAGTACGGGAAGAGGGTGGTGAACACGGTGGCTGAGCATGGCTTCGCATCCAGTATGGTCGCCGTGTTTGAGTATCCTGATGAAACACCTGAATTCCTTGATGACCCTTCATCCCTGGTCCCTGAATCGGTGTCTGATGCTGATCTAACCGTGGCTGCCGGTCTTAAGGGGGACCTTAACCTTGTGGCCGCCGAGATTGCAGCAAAATCAGGTGCAGAGTCACTTATCATTGAATCACACACACCGACACAGCTACCCGATGGCCTTAAAAATGAAATTAAAAGCATGTTCAGGGGTAGAATTGCATTTCCTGTTCCATTCTGTTCCCTTGAACCCTCAGGAGACAGATACATTGATGAGTTTGCGGAGCGCCTCGGAAGGCCCCTCCTCGAGATAAGATCCGGTGCAAGGATAGGATCCGTAAGGGTTAAAAGGAGCGCTCCCTGCGGTTCAACCTTCTACATTGCAGATGAACTTTCTGGTTCAGCACCTGAAGATGCGGAGATCCTTGCAGGTGAGAAACTCCATAACTATCCCTGTCTGGCATCCATGGATACAGACCCTGGATTCGGGGATACACACCTCCACATTGCAGGTTACCTCACAAGGGAGGCTGTTAAGAGGGCCACAGGTATCCCTGGAGCCCATGCAGTGGTGGATCCTGAGGTCTGCCAGGGATACGAGTGCGGCTTTCTCTGCAGGGACGTATGCCCCCTTGTGAGGTTATCCCATGATACCGTTACCATGGGTGAACATGCGGTTATAGATCCATTCTCCTGCGGTGCATGCGGCAGGTGTGTTAAGGAGTGTCCCTACGGGGCAATAGAACTCATAGACGGACAGGATTACAGGTCCTGA
- the cobM gene encoding precorrin-4 C(11)-methyltransferase, whose protein sequence is MIESSPGDGNLKNGEVVFIGAGPGDPELITLKALKVLRESDVVIYAGSLVNEKILEYAPEDAEVHNSAYMNLDEITDIMVKACAEGRRVARVHTGDPSVYGAIKEQIRVLEENSIPYRIIPGVSSVFAAAAALGAELTLPEISQTVIITRPEGRTPVPPGESLRELAAHRSTMCIFLGVHMIEDVCRELLEYYPPDTPAAVVKRASWPDQEIIRGTLTDIPGKVKAAGVRKTAMIIVGRVLEPGDFRASKLYDAGFSHEYREGTSE, encoded by the coding sequence TTGATAGAAAGTAGTCCGGGAGATGGTAATCTGAAGAATGGTGAAGTTGTATTCATTGGAGCCGGTCCAGGTGACCCTGAACTCATAACACTTAAGGCCCTGAAGGTCCTTAGGGAGTCGGATGTTGTTATATATGCTGGTTCCCTTGTAAATGAGAAAATCCTTGAATACGCCCCTGAGGACGCGGAGGTTCACAACAGTGCATACATGAATCTTGATGAGATCACCGATATCATGGTGAAGGCGTGTGCCGAGGGCAGGAGGGTTGCAAGGGTACACACCGGTGACCCTTCAGTATACGGTGCAATAAAGGAGCAGATAAGGGTGCTTGAGGAGAACAGCATACCCTACAGGATCATACCGGGTGTCAGCTCTGTATTTGCAGCGGCAGCGGCCCTTGGAGCTGAGTTAACCCTCCCTGAGATATCCCAGACCGTTATAATCACACGCCCCGAGGGCAGGACCCCGGTACCCCCTGGTGAGAGTCTCAGGGAACTTGCAGCCCACAGGTCAACCATGTGCATCTTCCTTGGTGTCCACATGATTGAGGATGTCTGCAGGGAACTCCTTGAGTATTACCCCCCCGACACACCCGCCGCCGTTGTTAAGAGGGCGTCATGGCCCGATCAGGAGATCATCAGGGGCACCCTGACCGATATACCAGGAAAGGTTAAGGCTGCCGGTGTAAGGAAGACTGCCATGATAATCGTGGGGAGGGTCCTTGAGCCAGGAGATTTCAGGGCCTCAAAGCTATATGATGCCGGCTTCAGCCATGAGTACCGTGAAGGGACATCAGAGTGA
- a CDS encoding CopG family ribbon-helix-helix protein — MVVVSVSIGEKLLEEIDRIRDDMGFSGRSDVIRTAARRFIDEKKNLDELSGDINAVIFLIHHKRVEDRVNNIKHDYEDIINTQVHSHLRDGNCLEIFILEGDAERITELADRFHGCGMKHIKLITV, encoded by the coding sequence ATGGTGGTTGTAAGTGTTTCAATCGGTGAAAAACTCCTTGAGGAGATAGACAGGATCAGGGATGACATGGGTTTTTCAGGAAGATCCGATGTGATAAGGACAGCTGCAAGGAGGTTTATAGATGAAAAAAAGAACTTGGATGAGTTAAGTGGAGATATAAATGCTGTGATATTTCTCATACACCATAAAAGGGTTGAGGACAGGGTAAACAACATCAAGCATGACTATGAGGATATTATAAACACCCAGGTCCACAGCCACCTCAGGGACGGGAACTGTCTGGAGATATTCATCCTTGAAGGTGATGCTGAAAGGATAACTGAACTCGCGGACAGGTTCCATGGCTGTGGAATGAAACACATAAAACTCATCACGGTCTGA
- a CDS encoding metal ABC transporter solute-binding protein, Zn/Mn family has translation MTAKMIRHRLKEILGLVIITVLSVTAMYLFTGTEPPGGGDEKLVVVATIMPQKEFIEAVAGERAEVTVLVPPGADPHTYEPDPGTLKRVSEADAYFIVGSGIEFETQYLDRLRSINPDMLIVNTSRGIRFIPTQGGDEHHEDIESPYDPHVWTSPQNAMIMVRNTLEGLERIDPQGSRYYQDNANLYLERLRELDTKMKKTLEGREGEAILAYHPAWGYLCSEYGLRQVAIEREGKEPGPGTLSDIIGKARRTGIKVIFVSPQFSRKNAEMIADEIGAEVVVVDPLNQNYIENMEKILRALENGWSHQGD, from the coding sequence GTGACCGCTAAGATGATCCGTCACCGTCTTAAGGAAATACTGGGACTTGTCATCATCACGGTCCTCTCTGTAACAGCAATGTACCTCTTCACAGGTACAGAACCCCCAGGGGGTGGTGATGAAAAGCTGGTGGTGGTGGCGACGATAATGCCCCAGAAGGAATTTATAGAGGCCGTTGCAGGTGAACGTGCAGAGGTCACGGTGCTGGTACCTCCAGGTGCAGACCCGCACACCTATGAACCGGACCCCGGAACCCTTAAAAGGGTTTCAGAGGCGGACGCCTACTTCATTGTGGGATCCGGAATTGAATTCGAGACCCAGTACCTTGACAGGCTCAGATCCATCAACCCGGACATGCTTATCGTGAACACCTCCAGGGGGATCAGGTTCATACCCACCCAGGGAGGGGATGAACACCACGAAGACATTGAAAGTCCCTACGACCCCCACGTATGGACATCACCACAAAATGCCATGATAATGGTCAGGAATACCCTTGAAGGCCTTGAAAGGATAGACCCCCAGGGCAGCAGGTACTATCAGGACAACGCCAACCTCTACCTTGAAAGACTGAGGGAACTGGACACCAAGATGAAAAAGACCCTTGAAGGGAGGGAGGGCGAGGCCATACTCGCTTACCACCCTGCATGGGGGTATCTCTGCTCTGAATACGGGCTGAGGCAGGTGGCCATTGAAAGGGAAGGCAAGGAACCGGGACCCGGAACGCTGTCAGATATAATAGGGAAAGCCAGGAGGACCGGTATAAAGGTCATATTCGTATCACCCCAGTTCAGCAGGAAGAACGCCGAGATGATTGCAGATGAGATCGGCGCGGAGGTTGTGGTGGTGGATCCATTGAACCAGAACTACATTGAAAACATGGAGAAGATACTCAGGGCCCTGGAGAATGGGTGGTCCCATCAGGGGGATTGA
- a CDS encoding metal ABC transporter ATP-binding protein, whose protein sequence is MAAIRKKRLPRKEGIKIPAVEIEDVSYAVREKLILDGINLRIPSGELTAIIGPNGGGKTTLLRLITGQIKPSSGTVRVLGMKPEYARHRVGYLPQRSHFETDFPINVFQTVLMGAYRKLESYTDRDRERTLKWLERVGMLEYSDRKLDDLSGGELQRVFLARALVREPELLLLDEPTSSVDPAFQASFYNIIDELRGDVTIIVVSHDIGTVAQHVDSIACLNHRIFVHGTVEEALGCLEDAYSCPVELIAHGIPHRVLERHREP, encoded by the coding sequence ATGGCTGCAATCAGAAAGAAAAGACTTCCACGGAAGGAGGGGATAAAGATTCCTGCAGTTGAAATAGAGGATGTAAGCTACGCTGTCAGGGAAAAGCTGATACTTGATGGGATAAACCTCAGGATACCCTCAGGAGAGCTCACGGCCATAATAGGACCCAACGGAGGGGGTAAAACAACACTCCTGAGGCTCATAACAGGACAGATAAAGCCATCCAGTGGAACCGTAAGGGTCCTGGGGATGAAGCCGGAGTATGCACGGCACAGGGTAGGTTACCTTCCCCAGAGGAGCCACTTTGAAACTGACTTCCCCATAAACGTATTTCAGACAGTCCTTATGGGTGCATACAGAAAACTTGAATCCTACACGGACAGGGACAGGGAAAGGACCCTTAAATGGCTTGAAAGGGTTGGTATGCTGGAGTACAGTGACAGGAAACTCGATGACCTCTCAGGGGGTGAACTCCAGAGGGTCTTCCTGGCAAGGGCCCTTGTAAGGGAACCGGAACTGCTCCTACTTGACGAACCAACAAGCAGTGTTGACCCTGCATTCCAGGCTTCATTCTACAATATCATCGATGAACTCAGGGGTGATGTGACCATAATCGTGGTATCCCATGACATCGGAACGGTTGCCCAGCACGTTGACAGCATCGCATGCCTCAACCACAGGATATTCGTGCATGGGACTGTTGAGGAGGCCCTTGGATGCCTTGAGGATGCATACAGCTGCCCGGTTGAACTTATTGCCCACGGGATACCCCACAGGGTCCTTGAAAGACACAGGGAGCCGTGA
- a CDS encoding metal ABC transporter permease: MKDTGSREIMMEILQYQFMRNAIVAAVLVSIACGVVGSYVVTKRIVSISGGISHAAFGGVGLGYLMGVSPVTTAIPFTVGAAISMGAVTRKTGISEDTAIGILWSAGMALGIVFINLSPGYAPDLFSYLFGNILMVTPIDLWTMLILDLIIISSAVLFEREFLALCFDEEYAEVLGVPVDTFYLYLLALVALSVVVLIKAAGIILVIALLTIPAAIAKNFSMNMKDIMVKATLTGVLTALAGLWISYEFNLSSGAIIVLLLTALFGITQIFGYLKEKNTLKRMQNH, translated from the coding sequence TTGAAAGACACAGGGAGCCGTGAGATTATGATGGAGATACTCCAGTACCAGTTCATGAGGAACGCCATTGTCGCGGCGGTGCTTGTAAGTATCGCCTGCGGTGTTGTTGGTAGCTATGTTGTCACAAAGAGGATAGTCTCCATAAGTGGCGGTATATCCCATGCAGCCTTCGGGGGTGTTGGGCTCGGATACCTGATGGGTGTAAGCCCCGTGACCACGGCCATACCCTTCACAGTGGGAGCGGCCATCTCCATGGGTGCCGTTACAAGGAAAACCGGGATCAGTGAGGATACAGCCATAGGAATACTCTGGTCCGCAGGCATGGCCCTTGGTATAGTCTTCATAAACCTCAGCCCGGGCTATGCCCCTGATCTCTTCAGTTACCTCTTTGGGAACATCCTTATGGTAACCCCCATTGATCTCTGGACCATGCTGATCCTTGACCTCATCATAATCTCAAGTGCAGTGCTCTTCGAAAGGGAGTTCCTGGCCCTATGCTTTGATGAGGAGTACGCTGAGGTCCTTGGGGTGCCTGTGGACACCTTCTACCTCTACCTCCTTGCCCTCGTCGCCCTCAGTGTCGTTGTACTCATAAAGGCCGCTGGTATAATACTCGTCATAGCACTCCTCACGATCCCTGCAGCCATTGCAAAGAACTTCAGCATGAACATGAAGGACATAATGGTCAAGGCAACCCTGACAGGTGTCCTGACGGCACTTGCAGGTCTATGGATCTCATATGAGTTCAACCTTTCATCAGGGGCAATAATAGTCCTCCTTCTAACAGCACTCTTCGGCATAACCCAGATTTTCGGTTATCTGAAAGAAAAAAATACATTAAAGAGGATGCAGAATCATTAA
- the rpiA gene encoding ribose-5-phosphate isomerase RpiA yields MNLKKMAALRAAHEIRDGDVVGLGTGSTAHYFIRELGRRVLEEELDVMGIPTSYQSMFLASSSGIRITGLSEHDPDVAVDGADEVDPQLNLIKGGGAAHTLEKIVDSAAERFIVIVDESKLVDRLGAFPLPVEVIPAACRPVMETLESMGADVSIRSCEGKDGPVVTDNGNFVLDASFGVIHEPGDLEVRLNSIPGVVENGIFSGLADMVIAGTSDGLKIMKP; encoded by the coding sequence ATGAATCTTAAGAAGATGGCCGCATTGAGGGCGGCTCATGAGATAAGGGATGGGGATGTTGTGGGCCTTGGCACGGGTTCAACAGCACACTACTTCATCAGGGAACTCGGGAGGAGGGTTCTTGAGGAGGAACTTGATGTCATGGGCATCCCGACATCCTACCAGTCAATGTTCCTTGCATCCAGCTCAGGTATAAGGATCACTGGCCTCAGTGAACACGACCCTGATGTTGCGGTTGACGGGGCTGATGAGGTGGACCCCCAGCTGAACCTCATAAAGGGTGGAGGTGCAGCCCACACCCTTGAAAAGATAGTTGACTCTGCTGCAGAAAGATTCATAGTCATTGTGGATGAATCAAAACTTGTTGATAGACTCGGAGCATTCCCGCTCCCTGTCGAGGTCATACCCGCGGCCTGCAGACCTGTAATGGAGACCCTTGAGTCAATGGGCGCCGATGTTTCCATCAGATCCTGTGAGGGGAAGGACGGTCCCGTGGTGACCGATAACGGCAACTTCGTCCTCGATGCATCCTTTGGGGTTATCCATGAACCAGGGGACCTTGAGGTGAGGCTTAACAGCATACCCGGCGTGGTTGAGAACGGCATATTCTCAGGTCTTGCAGATATGGTAATCGCCGGAACATCCGATGGCTTGAAGATCATGAAGCCATAG
- a CDS encoding UPF0179 family protein, giving the protein MITLIGEKLARKGVRFLYCGPAEECENCRFRSTCIKPLEEGHMYIIRDVKDRDQRCPVHEGEKVVVVDAERASIETLIDSRRAFEGSIISFEAPDCSRECRMYDLCHPEGLREGDRCRIVKNLGKPDKKCPEGHELRRVLLQLTDK; this is encoded by the coding sequence TTGATAACTCTTATAGGTGAAAAGCTTGCAAGGAAGGGCGTCAGGTTCCTTTACTGCGGACCTGCAGAGGAATGCGAGAACTGCAGGTTCAGGTCCACGTGCATAAAACCCCTTGAGGAGGGGCACATGTACATTATAAGGGATGTTAAGGACAGGGACCAGAGGTGCCCGGTTCATGAGGGAGAGAAGGTAGTTGTGGTGGATGCTGAAAGGGCCAGTATCGAGACACTCATAGACTCAAGAAGGGCCTTTGAAGGGTCGATAATATCCTTTGAGGCTCCTGACTGCAGCAGGGAATGCAGGATGTATGATCTCTGCCACCCCGAGGGCCTCAGGGAGGGGGACAGGTGCAGGATTGTAAAAAATCTGGGAAAACCTGATAAAAAGTGCCCTGAGGGGCATGAACTGAGGAGGGTTTTACTCCAGCTTACAGATAAATAA
- a CDS encoding NAD(P)-dependent glycerol-1-phosphate dehydrogenase, giving the protein MDPRKIQLPREIYTGPGVIGETGKICSELRFKGRVVVVTGPTTLKIGGEAAIESLQDEGFEVDQVTVREASMGDVKDVQDLLDTASLVLGVGGGKVIDVAKMAATLQGIHFISVPTAASHDGIASPRASIKNGEGTASLEASSPIGVIADTEIISRAPFRLLASGCADIVSNYTAIMDWKLAHRLLNERYSESAAALSLMTAKMIIRSADAIKEGLEESARLVVKSLISSGIAISIAGSSRPASGSEHKFSHALDVIAPRPALHGEQCGVGAIMMMHLHGGGWQFIRDALSKMNAPTNAYELGIDPEYIIEALTTAHTIRRERYTILGDRGLTREAAENLAKITEVI; this is encoded by the coding sequence ATGGATCCAAGGAAAATTCAGTTACCGAGGGAGATATACACGGGGCCGGGTGTTATAGGAGAGACCGGTAAGATATGCAGTGAACTAAGATTTAAGGGGAGGGTTGTGGTTGTAACAGGCCCCACAACCCTTAAAATAGGGGGTGAAGCTGCAATTGAGAGCCTCCAGGATGAAGGCTTTGAGGTTGATCAGGTAACCGTCAGGGAGGCGAGTATGGGTGATGTGAAGGATGTCCAGGATCTTCTGGACACGGCATCCCTTGTGCTTGGCGTGGGGGGCGGTAAGGTCATTGATGTTGCCAAGATGGCCGCAACCCTCCAGGGCATCCACTTCATAAGCGTCCCAACAGCGGCATCACATGACGGGATAGCCTCCCCCAGGGCCTCCATAAAGAACGGTGAGGGCACAGCATCCCTTGAGGCCAGTTCACCGATAGGTGTGATTGCAGACACCGAGATCATAAGCAGGGCGCCCTTCAGGCTCCTTGCATCGGGGTGTGCGGATATAGTGTCAAATTACACGGCCATCATGGACTGGAAGCTGGCCCACAGGCTGCTCAATGAAAGGTACAGTGAATCTGCAGCGGCTCTTTCACTCATGACAGCCAAGATGATAATCAGATCTGCCGATGCAATCAAGGAGGGCCTTGAGGAGAGTGCAAGGCTCGTTGTAAAGTCCCTCATAAGTAGCGGGATTGCTATAAGCATCGCTGGAAGCAGCAGACCCGCAAGTGGCTCCGAGCATAAGTTCAGCCACGCCCTTGATGTCATCGCACCCAGACCAGCCCTTCATGGTGAGCAGTGCGGAGTGGGAGCCATCATGATGATGCACCTGCACGGGGGGGGCTGGCAGTTCATAAGGGACGCTCTCTCAAAGATGAACGCCCCTACCAACGCATATGAACTGGGCATAGACCCTGAGTACATCATAGAGGCCCTCACAACAGCCCATACGATCAGAAGGGAGCGTTACACAATCCTTGGAGACAGGGGTTTAACCCGGGAAGCAGCTGAGAATCTTGCAAAGATAACGGAAGTGATATGA
- the proS gene encoding proline--tRNA ligase gives MTEFSEWFHNILEEAEIIDQRYPVKGMHVWMPHGFRIRKNTLKILKDILDRDHEEVLFPLLVPEDELAKESIHVKGFEDEVYWVTHGGLTRLQRKLALRPTSETVMYPMFALWVRSHSDLPMRFYQVVNTFRYETKHTRPLIRVREITTFKEAHTIHSSAAEAEEQVERAIEIYREFFDALGIPYLITKRPPWDKFPGSDYTMAFDTIMPDGKTLQIGTVHNLGQTFARTFDIKFENPDGEHEYVHQTCYGLSDRVIASVIAVHGDESGLCLPPEVASYHVVIVPVIFRGAEEEVLDACRGLMERLESAGFRAHLDDRDLRAGRKYYEWEMRGVPLRIEIGPRDLKNNSAVISRRDTGEKTTADLESIEDTLRELMDDILENIRKRAWERMNSMIREAETLEEAAEIIEEKRGIISFMWCGDEECGKDIEEKVRVDILGIQEGGTGTCINCGREAEHRAFLARTY, from the coding sequence ATGACAGAGTTCAGTGAATGGTTCCATAACATCTTAGAGGAAGCTGAGATTATTGATCAGAGGTATCCTGTGAAGGGAATGCACGTCTGGATGCCCCACGGTTTCAGGATCAGGAAGAACACCCTTAAAATCCTGAAGGACATCCTTGACAGGGACCATGAGGAGGTCCTCTTCCCCCTCCTTGTACCCGAGGATGAACTGGCAAAGGAGTCCATACATGTAAAGGGCTTTGAGGACGAGGTATACTGGGTGACCCATGGCGGCCTCACCAGGCTCCAGAGGAAACTGGCCCTGAGGCCGACAAGCGAAACCGTGATGTACCCAATGTTCGCCCTCTGGGTGCGTTCACACAGCGACCTCCCCATGAGGTTCTACCAGGTGGTTAACACCTTTAGGTACGAGACAAAACATACAAGGCCACTTATAAGGGTCCGTGAAATAACAACCTTCAAGGAGGCCCATACAATCCATTCAAGTGCCGCTGAAGCCGAGGAACAGGTTGAAAGGGCCATAGAGATCTACAGGGAATTCTTTGACGCCCTTGGAATCCCATACCTCATCACGAAGAGGCCCCCATGGGACAAGTTCCCTGGCTCAGATTACACCATGGCCTTTGACACCATCATGCCCGATGGAAAAACCCTCCAGATAGGCACTGTCCACAACCTTGGCCAGACCTTCGCCAGGACCTTCGACATAAAATTCGAAAACCCTGACGGTGAACATGAATACGTCCACCAGACCTGTTACGGTCTCTCTGACAGGGTTATAGCCTCGGTGATAGCTGTTCATGGAGATGAATCCGGTCTCTGCCTCCCCCCGGAGGTTGCATCCTACCATGTGGTTATAGTCCCTGTGATATTCAGGGGCGCCGAGGAGGAGGTCCTTGACGCCTGCAGAGGCCTCATGGAGAGGCTTGAATCAGCAGGTTTCAGGGCCCACCTTGACGACAGGGACCTCAGGGCCGGGAGGAAGTACTATGAATGGGAGATGCGCGGAGTCCCCCTCAGAATCGAAATCGGCCCCAGGGACCTTAAAAACAACTCCGCAGTCATATCAAGGAGGGACACCGGGGAGAAGACAACCGCGGACCTTGAAAGCATAGAGGACACCCTGAGGGAGCTCATGGACGACATCCTTGAGAACATCCGGAAACGTGCATGGGAGAGGATGAACTCCATGATAAGGGAAGCTGAAACCCTTGAGGAGGCGGCTGAAATCATAGAAGAGAAGAGGGGCATCATATCCTTCATGTGGTGCGGTGATGAGGAATGCGGTAAGGACATCGAAGAGAAGGTCAGGGTGGATATACTTGGAATACAGGAAGGCGGAACCGGAACCTGTATAAACTGTGGCAGAGAAGCAGAACACAGAGCATTCCTTGCAAGAACATATTAA